In the Streptomyces sp. BHT-5-2 genome, one interval contains:
- a CDS encoding NDP-hexose 2,3-dehydratase family protein, producing MSTPEPQRPDPAPSPLPGFRHWLDEQRRGDTHRVQRIPLDRMTKWRTDARTGNLQHESGRFFTIEGLEVSHRDGLTARWTQPVIHQPEVGLLGLLTRQFAGEPYFLVQAKTEPGNCNGVQLSPTVQATRSNFTGVHGGSAVPYLDHFLRAGPRDVLVDVLQSEHGAWCFRKRNRNMVVRVSGSCEAADGFRWLSLAELHRLLREDDLVQMDTRSVLACLLSCGLAPTGRGLHTTGEVLHRITRYRAEGAVRSRLVPLAAVGGWQRDGWSLSPAAGTGGFDVVGVDVTAPGREVAAWRQPMVAPRGTGLAAFVIRRFNGVLHALARVGVEPGSPDLAELSPTVQCFPVEDEMGSAAEKQPPFLRDVLAASPERIRFDTVLSEEGGRFLHARTRHLVVEADERWPLEEPAGFVWVTLAQLGELLRHSNYVNVQARSLAACLHSLTVNAADGTVRTGAGGH from the coding sequence GTGTCGACCCCGGAGCCCCAGCGCCCTGACCCCGCCCCTTCGCCGCTTCCCGGGTTCCGCCACTGGCTGGACGAGCAACGGCGCGGGGACACCCACCGGGTCCAGCGGATCCCCCTGGACCGGATGACCAAATGGCGGACCGACGCACGAACGGGAAACCTCCAGCACGAAAGCGGCCGCTTCTTCACGATCGAGGGCCTGGAGGTATCCCACCGGGACGGCCTGACCGCCCGGTGGACCCAGCCGGTCATCCACCAGCCTGAGGTCGGCCTCCTGGGCCTGTTGACCCGGCAGTTCGCCGGAGAGCCGTACTTCCTGGTACAAGCCAAGACGGAGCCGGGCAACTGTAACGGTGTGCAGCTGTCCCCCACGGTACAGGCCACTCGGAGCAACTTCACCGGAGTGCACGGCGGTTCCGCCGTTCCGTACCTGGACCACTTCCTACGGGCCGGACCGCGCGACGTCCTGGTGGACGTCCTGCAGTCCGAGCACGGGGCGTGGTGCTTCCGCAAGCGCAACCGCAACATGGTCGTCCGTGTCTCCGGGTCCTGCGAGGCGGCCGACGGGTTCCGCTGGCTGTCGCTCGCGGAACTGCACCGCCTCCTCAGGGAGGACGACCTCGTCCAGATGGACACCAGGTCCGTACTGGCATGCCTGCTGTCCTGCGGACTCGCTCCCACCGGTAGGGGACTTCACACCACCGGCGAGGTCCTGCACCGGATCACCAGGTACCGGGCCGAGGGGGCGGTGCGGTCCCGTCTCGTACCGCTTGCCGCGGTGGGCGGTTGGCAGCGCGACGGCTGGTCCCTCTCACCGGCCGCCGGAACCGGTGGCTTCGATGTCGTCGGTGTGGACGTCACCGCCCCCGGTCGGGAAGTTGCCGCCTGGCGCCAGCCCATGGTCGCGCCCCGCGGCACCGGACTGGCCGCGTTCGTCATACGGCGGTTCAACGGGGTGCTCCACGCGCTGGCCAGGGTCGGCGTGGAGCCCGGCTCCCCCGACCTCGCGGAACTGAGCCCGACGGTCCAGTGCTTTCCGGTGGAGGACGAGATGGGTTCGGCGGCGGAGAAGCAACCGCCGTTCCTGCGCGACGTCCTGGCCGCCTCGCCCGAGCGGATCCGGTTCGACACCGTGCTGTCCGAGGAAGGGGGGCGGTTCCTGCACGCGAGGACCAGACACCTCGTAGTGGAGGCCGATGAACGGTGGCCGCTTGAGGAACCTGCGGGCTTCGTCTGGGTGACCCTTGCCCAGCTGGGCGAGCTGCTGCGGCACAGCAACTACGTGAATGTGCAAGCACGCAGTCTGGCGGCCTGTTTGCACAGCCTGACGGTGAACGCGGCGGACGGCACGGTCCGCACCGGTGCGGGAGGTCACTGA
- a CDS encoding holo-ACP synthase, giving the protein MPGSRPAEARVVGIGVDIVDLTRMARFLHRYPDRSLRMILGGAELAQVRCSPSPAVRLGISFGTKEACGKALGTGLAGLAWTDIEAGVESVIAGDADGEVGDDGWAVREVGVALHGAARNRAARLGIERWAARAWPLRPGALMVCAFATTGSAAGTTN; this is encoded by the coding sequence ATGCCGGGCAGCAGGCCGGCTGAAGCACGGGTCGTGGGCATCGGCGTCGACATCGTCGATCTCACGCGCATGGCGCGCTTCCTGCACCGGTACCCGGACCGCTCCCTGCGGATGATCCTGGGCGGCGCCGAACTCGCACAGGTGCGGTGTTCCCCCTCCCCGGCCGTCCGGTTGGGCATCAGCTTCGGCACCAAGGAGGCATGCGGAAAGGCCCTGGGTACCGGGCTGGCCGGCCTCGCCTGGACCGATATCGAAGCCGGCGTCGAGTCCGTCATCGCGGGCGATGCGGACGGGGAGGTCGGGGACGACGGGTGGGCCGTGCGGGAGGTCGGCGTTGCGCTGCACGGCGCCGCCCGGAACCGGGCCGCCCGACTCGGCATCGAGCGGTGGGCAGCGCGGGCGTGGCCTCTGCGGCCAGGTGCGCTGATGGTCTGCGCCTTCGCCACCACCGGCAGCGCGGCTGGGACAACGAACTGA
- a CDS encoding SRPBCC family protein yields the protein MAAHTDNEIVIDAPFTTVWSIANDVTNWPDLFDGAYASAEILQGDERRLTFRLTTEPEDDGKQYSWVSERVMDRDEGTVSARRIENGPFLYMHIFQSFETLPGGSTKVRWVQDFEVLPEVPYDDAWFANRINKNCQRELVRHKEYIEARAGGRQ from the coding sequence ATGGCCGCGCACACTGACAACGAGATTGTGATCGACGCCCCCTTCACCACCGTCTGGAGCATCGCCAACGATGTGACGAACTGGCCGGACCTCTTCGACGGCGCTTACGCCTCGGCTGAGATCCTGCAGGGTGACGAGAGGCGGTTGACCTTTCGCCTGACCACCGAGCCCGAGGACGACGGCAAGCAGTACAGCTGGGTCTCGGAGCGCGTCATGGACCGGGACGAGGGCACGGTCAGTGCCCGGAGGATCGAGAACGGGCCGTTCCTCTACATGCACATATTCCAGTCCTTCGAGACGCTGCCCGGCGGCAGCACCAAGGTCCGCTGGGTCCAGGACTTCGAGGTGCTGCCGGAAGTGCCGTACGACGACGCGTGGTTCGCCAACCGCATCAACAAGAACTGCCAGCGCGAACTCGTGCGCCACAAGGAATACATCGAGGCGCGCGCCGGCGGCCGGCAGTGA
- a CDS encoding beta-ketoacyl synthase N-terminal-like domain-containing protein gives MSNNSGGPSPRARRVVVTGIGVVNPLATGTEPFWEAVLAKKTAIGAISRFDADGLPVHLSAEVAGFRATDHVPRRLVVKSDLFAHYAMAAAGQALADASFDTEPFDPFRTGISFGNNSGGWELCERGFREYYQQHPTMINPWQATAWFPTAAQGFVSIRYGIRGFSKSFAADRASGACGLLHGMRSILRGRNDVVLAGGAEAPLTRLGMAAHVTTGDLSRASAAEDGYLPFDGERAGLVLGEGATVLVLEEREHALRRGARVLGELASAEQRTAAPDEPDGAAAALTAALHAADRAPQDVDVVFAEGAGSAESDATEARALARVFGEGCVPVTVPKAGYGHQYGASAATELVCAALSLRDGALPPTPGTRTVDERCAVDLVTETRPRAVSTTVVHSRSREGTNVAMVLTAPDRHDRRVA, from the coding sequence ATGAGCAACAACAGCGGCGGCCCGTCCCCCCGTGCCCGACGCGTCGTTGTCACCGGCATCGGTGTCGTCAATCCGCTCGCCACCGGCACGGAGCCCTTCTGGGAGGCCGTCCTCGCCAAGAAGACCGCGATCGGCGCGATCAGCCGTTTCGATGCCGACGGGCTGCCAGTCCATCTGTCCGCCGAAGTGGCCGGCTTCCGGGCTACCGACCATGTGCCCCGTCGGCTGGTGGTCAAGAGCGACCTCTTCGCGCACTACGCCATGGCGGCCGCCGGGCAAGCGCTGGCCGACGCCAGCTTCGACACCGAGCCGTTCGATCCGTTCCGCACGGGCATCAGCTTCGGCAACAACAGCGGTGGGTGGGAGCTGTGCGAACGCGGCTTCCGCGAGTACTACCAGCAGCATCCGACCATGATCAATCCCTGGCAGGCGACCGCGTGGTTCCCCACCGCCGCCCAGGGGTTCGTGAGTATCCGTTACGGCATCCGCGGCTTCAGCAAGAGCTTCGCGGCGGACCGCGCCAGCGGCGCCTGCGGCCTGCTGCACGGCATGCGAAGCATCCTGAGAGGGCGCAACGACGTCGTGCTGGCGGGCGGCGCAGAAGCACCACTGACCCGTCTGGGCATGGCGGCCCATGTCACCACCGGTGACCTGAGCCGCGCCTCGGCCGCGGAGGACGGCTACCTGCCCTTCGACGGCGAGCGCGCCGGACTGGTCCTGGGCGAGGGCGCCACCGTCCTGGTCTTGGAGGAACGCGAGCACGCGCTTCGCCGCGGGGCCCGGGTGCTCGGTGAACTCGCCTCCGCCGAACAGCGCACGGCCGCTCCGGACGAACCGGACGGAGCGGCCGCCGCGCTCACCGCAGCGCTGCATGCGGCGGACCGGGCACCCCAGGACGTCGACGTCGTCTTCGCCGAGGGCGCCGGCTCCGCCGAGAGCGACGCCACCGAGGCCCGTGCCCTGGCCCGGGTATTCGGTGAGGGTTGCGTACCGGTGACGGTTCCCAAGGCTGGTTACGGCCATCAGTACGGAGCCAGCGCCGCGACGGAACTCGTCTGTGCGGCTCTGTCCCTCAGGGACGGAGCCCTCCCGCCCACACCGGGCACTCGAACGGTCGACGAGCGGTGCGCCGTCGACCTGGTGACCGAGACTCGCCCCCGGGCCGTCAGCACCACCGTCGTCCACTCCCGTTCCCGGGAAGGGACGAACGTGGCGATGGTGCTGACGGCTCCGGACCGACACGACCGGAGGGTCGCATGA
- a CDS encoding acyl carrier protein, with translation MTYYTAVRGAISALGFEDDQILPEARLRGDLELDSTELVEVSLQLQRDLGIEVKLELADDLTIADVCRIVEEAGQTTSDAGQQAG, from the coding sequence ATGACGTACTACACCGCAGTGCGCGGAGCAATTTCCGCGCTGGGTTTTGAGGATGACCAGATCCTGCCCGAAGCACGGCTGCGCGGAGACCTCGAACTGGACTCCACGGAGCTGGTCGAGGTGTCCCTGCAACTCCAGCGGGACCTCGGCATCGAAGTGAAGCTCGAGCTGGCGGACGACCTCACCATCGCGGACGTCTGCCGCATCGTGGAAGAGGCCGGACAGACGACGAGCGATGCCGGGCAGCAGGCCGGCTGA
- a CDS encoding MBL fold metallo-hydrolase, which translates to MDAQRTVDLGDGAFAVVNGDGGMGLSNSTVLVDDGRAVVIDTMLLPRMNARTREELRARNTTAELILNTHQHVDHMGGNGAFPGVRAVAPEGAAAALRRMAEDTAFLPRLMPAFAPELTDLELRLPEPVDPEALVLPHEARALVFENAHSIVDLAVWLPGQRLLVAGDLCFHGVTPLARHGSVAGWIGALDRLIDLEPSVVVPGHGEVTGPHVLHVLRDYLQRLWSAACRAVEEGATAADTAAVADNFDAGPVAEWGEPQRTSLNLRVALGELTGDPLPLGPPR; encoded by the coding sequence GTGGACGCGCAGCGGACGGTTGACCTCGGCGACGGGGCCTTCGCGGTGGTCAACGGCGACGGCGGGATGGGACTGTCCAACTCGACGGTCCTGGTGGACGACGGACGGGCCGTGGTGATCGACACCATGCTGCTCCCGCGCATGAACGCCCGCACGCGCGAGGAACTGCGGGCCAGGAACACCACCGCCGAGCTGATCCTCAACACCCATCAGCACGTCGACCACATGGGAGGCAACGGCGCATTCCCCGGAGTGCGAGCGGTGGCGCCCGAAGGGGCCGCGGCGGCGCTGCGCCGAATGGCCGAGGACACCGCCTTCCTGCCCCGCTTGATGCCCGCCTTCGCGCCCGAGCTGACGGACCTCGAACTGCGGCTCCCGGAACCGGTGGACCCCGAAGCCCTGGTGCTTCCGCACGAGGCACGGGCCCTGGTCTTCGAGAACGCGCACAGCATCGTGGACCTCGCCGTCTGGCTTCCCGGACAGCGGTTGCTGGTGGCCGGCGACCTCTGCTTCCACGGGGTCACCCCGCTCGCCCGGCACGGCAGCGTCGCCGGGTGGATCGGCGCACTCGACCGGCTGATCGACCTGGAACCGTCCGTCGTCGTCCCGGGGCACGGCGAGGTGACCGGCCCGCACGTCCTCCACGTACTGCGCGACTACCTCCAGAGGCTGTGGTCGGCAGCGTGCCGGGCGGTCGAGGAAGGAGCCACCGCGGCTGACACGGCGGCGGTGGCTGACAACTTCGATGCCGGGCCGGTCGCGGAATGGGGTGAGCCGCAGCGGACGTCCTTGAATCTGCGCGTGGCTCTGGGCGAGCTCACCGGCGATCCGCTCCCGCTCGGACCGCCACGGTGA
- a CDS encoding NAD(P)-dependent oxidoreductase — MRIIGRGFIARHMTAVGDRHPHVTLLAAGVSSTRVTDPAEFAREAALVKGELARAADRGGMVVFLSTASSSLYGVRNEPAREDAEPHPLDGYGQHKLSLEEEVRTAGADWLILRLSHVVGVGQREHQLFPSLLRQMRSGSVSLHLGASRDLIDVTDVRTALDSLLRQKNRNEVVNVASGILYPMEKVVAGIESRLRVTVHKNLIQAPPSGTSVSIDKLRRLLPVWPFSFGPDYTERLLDAYTESYEPDTGRLGK, encoded by the coding sequence ATGCGCATCATCGGACGGGGGTTCATCGCCCGGCACATGACGGCGGTGGGCGACCGCCATCCACACGTCACCCTGCTCGCCGCCGGAGTCTCCAGCACCCGTGTCACCGATCCGGCCGAATTCGCCAGGGAGGCCGCACTGGTCAAGGGCGAACTGGCCCGCGCTGCGGACCGCGGAGGCATGGTGGTCTTCCTCTCCACGGCCTCGTCGTCCTTGTACGGCGTGCGCAACGAGCCGGCCCGGGAGGATGCCGAGCCGCACCCGCTCGACGGGTACGGGCAGCACAAGCTGTCCTTGGAAGAAGAAGTGCGGACCGCAGGAGCCGACTGGCTGATTCTCCGCCTCAGCCACGTGGTCGGTGTCGGCCAGCGTGAGCACCAGCTGTTCCCCTCACTGTTGCGGCAGATGCGGTCGGGCAGCGTGTCCCTCCACCTGGGGGCGAGCCGGGATCTCATCGATGTGACGGACGTGCGCACCGCACTGGACTCACTGCTGCGGCAAAAAAATCGCAATGAGGTCGTCAATGTTGCTTCAGGGATTCTGTATCCGATGGAAAAGGTTGTGGCTGGTATTGAGTCACGTCTCCGCGTCACCGTCCACAAAAACCTGATTCAGGCCCCTCCGTCCGGAACATCGGTCTCCATCGACAAACTCCGGCGACTGCTCCCCGTGTGGCCGTTCAGCTTTGGACCCGACTATACGGAGCGACTACTGGACGCCTATACGGAAAGTTACGAGCCCGACACTGGCCGCTTGGGCAAGTGA
- a CDS encoding response regulator transcription factor yields MTTEAIAPSTQAAVVADDHPVVRHGVRSVLEKCGLVVTAEAANADELRQTVQLWRPSLLVADLSLQDRWIITEVADISLSFPNSRILVLTECLDSTIAQKVMQAGVHGYIRKGAPLTQLSSAVGTVMTGGMYLDSAVGKTVLSGKEKGVVSSLTAREQKVLALIGAGLTNMQIARRIHVSLRTVEAHRASIKTKTGLRDRSQLSAFAREAKLVNLMEVL; encoded by the coding sequence ATGACCACCGAGGCAATCGCTCCGTCGACGCAGGCTGCCGTTGTGGCAGACGATCACCCCGTGGTGCGTCACGGCGTCCGGTCCGTACTTGAGAAGTGCGGCCTGGTCGTGACCGCTGAGGCGGCCAATGCCGACGAGCTTCGACAGACGGTGCAACTATGGCGGCCAAGCCTGCTGGTGGCAGACCTGAGCCTCCAGGACCGGTGGATCATCACCGAAGTCGCCGACATCTCCTTGTCATTCCCGAACTCCCGAATCCTGGTGCTCACGGAATGCCTGGATTCCACCATCGCCCAGAAAGTGATGCAGGCCGGAGTACACGGCTACATCAGAAAGGGCGCGCCGCTGACGCAGCTCTCGTCCGCGGTCGGTACGGTGATGACAGGCGGGATGTACCTTGATTCGGCCGTCGGAAAGACGGTCCTGTCGGGGAAGGAAAAGGGAGTCGTGTCCTCGCTGACCGCACGCGAGCAGAAAGTTCTCGCGCTGATCGGCGCCGGCCTGACGAACATGCAGATTGCCCGACGCATCCACGTCAGCCTCCGGACGGTGGAAGCCCATAGGGCGAGCATCAAAACGAAGACCGGGCTGCGCGACCGCAGCCAATTGAGTGCTTTCGCCCGTGAGGCAAAATTGGTCAATCTCATGGAAGTACTGTGA
- a CDS encoding Gfo/Idh/MocA family protein: MVRFGVLGTADIARRRTVPAVLRHPGCSVTAVAGRDPRKADRFAQEWRCATAPTYEALLSRDDVDAVYIPLPTGLHHPWAAAALQAGKHVLVEKPMAATADEAADLVAMARERDLAIRENFAFLHHRQHRTVRSLLAEGRIGQLEEFHSAFCIPPLEEGNIRHRADLAGGALLDTGVYPVRAAQMFLGNDLELIGAVLRYDRTLGVDVGGTALLRSVQGIAATLTFGIRHAYGSGYRLWGSAARAELSRAFTPPGTWTPSLRLASPPEAEELPLPADDQFANAVGSFASAVQGMAQGEERAGWGADAVRTLEIVDAIRRHARREEL; encoded by the coding sequence ATGGTTCGGTTCGGAGTGCTCGGCACGGCCGACATCGCCCGGCGGCGTACGGTGCCCGCCGTACTCCGCCACCCCGGCTGCTCGGTGACAGCCGTGGCCGGCCGGGACCCGCGGAAGGCGGACCGCTTCGCCCAGGAGTGGCGGTGCGCCACCGCGCCGACGTACGAAGCGCTGCTCTCCCGCGATGACGTCGACGCCGTCTACATCCCCCTGCCCACCGGTCTGCATCACCCGTGGGCCGCCGCCGCCCTGCAGGCGGGCAAGCACGTTCTCGTGGAGAAGCCGATGGCCGCCACGGCCGACGAGGCCGCCGATCTGGTCGCCATGGCCCGTGAACGCGATCTGGCGATCCGAGAGAACTTCGCCTTCCTCCACCACCGGCAGCACCGCACGGTGCGCTCGCTGCTCGCCGAGGGCCGGATCGGACAACTTGAGGAGTTCCACTCGGCGTTCTGCATCCCGCCGCTCGAGGAGGGGAACATCCGCCATCGCGCCGATCTGGCGGGAGGCGCCCTGCTGGACACTGGCGTGTATCCCGTCCGCGCGGCCCAGATGTTTCTGGGCAATGATCTCGAGCTGATCGGCGCCGTGCTGCGGTATGACCGCACGCTGGGTGTGGACGTGGGAGGCACGGCCCTGCTGCGGTCTGTGCAGGGCATCGCGGCGACCCTGACGTTCGGGATCAGACATGCCTACGGCTCCGGCTACCGGCTGTGGGGCAGCGCCGCCCGCGCCGAGCTGTCGCGAGCCTTCACGCCGCCGGGGACGTGGACACCGTCCCTGCGGCTCGCGTCCCCGCCCGAAGCCGAGGAACTGCCGCTGCCGGCGGACGATCAGTTCGCCAACGCCGTCGGCTCCTTCGCCTCGGCGGTGCAGGGGATGGCGCAGGGGGAGGAACGGGCGGGCTGGGGCGCCGATGCCGTCCGCACGTTGGAGATCGTCGACGCGATCCGGCGGCACGCACGGCGGGAAGAGCTCTGA
- a CDS encoding TrmH family RNA methyltransferase — translation MSFPTIQSIKDPRIAEARTLLTRAGRLAAGRCLLEGASLIQQALVGGARLRYVMRAIDATDPELESALATASVPVHEVRNGLLPKAVGGSKPVSWVALADLPAEVAADSECSDFALVCEGIADPGNLGTLVRSARALGVRDVVLTDDQTDLGSRRVLDAARGSVLTSRIRRFTTPAAAVKQLKAAGYQVVATSPRGTHLQTMAPLRNGPVALVIGNESAGVSEETLDAADLIVQIPMAGGVESLNVGVAAGISIYELRAKMILTMLTEHIRGTLGRELNVTARLVRAALDTELRKIGDLDSRQMVALMVVACERSTPLAELRRDIGADTEELTEVLRPLLDRGYLVSESADAVSITAVGEQALAAMWSSQERVEEELLAGMSSGERDQLRDMLRRVQANASRLCESHEQTGQVTDR, via the coding sequence GTGAGCTTCCCCACCATTCAATCAATCAAGGATCCGCGCATCGCAGAAGCGAGAACACTGCTGACCCGGGCCGGTCGCCTCGCCGCTGGACGATGCCTGCTGGAAGGCGCAAGCCTCATCCAGCAGGCCCTGGTCGGCGGGGCACGACTGCGGTACGTCATGCGTGCCATCGATGCGACGGACCCCGAGCTCGAGTCCGCACTCGCTACCGCCAGCGTTCCCGTCCATGAGGTGCGCAACGGTCTGCTGCCGAAGGCAGTGGGCGGGTCCAAGCCGGTTTCCTGGGTCGCCCTCGCCGACTTGCCCGCGGAGGTCGCGGCGGACAGCGAGTGCAGCGATTTCGCCCTGGTCTGTGAGGGGATCGCCGACCCCGGCAACCTGGGGACGCTGGTGCGCTCCGCACGAGCACTCGGGGTGCGAGACGTGGTCCTGACCGACGATCAGACAGACCTCGGCTCCCGTAGGGTACTGGATGCGGCCCGGGGTTCAGTGCTGACCAGCCGGATACGCCGTTTCACCACCCCTGCCGCTGCCGTGAAGCAGCTCAAGGCGGCCGGCTATCAAGTCGTCGCCACCAGCCCCCGGGGCACCCATCTGCAGACCATGGCCCCGCTGCGCAATGGACCTGTCGCGCTCGTCATAGGCAATGAGTCCGCGGGGGTGAGCGAGGAAACGCTCGACGCCGCCGATCTGATCGTGCAGATTCCCATGGCCGGCGGCGTCGAATCGCTCAACGTCGGCGTGGCAGCCGGTATCAGCATCTATGAATTGCGGGCCAAAATGATCCTCACCATGCTTACGGAACACATCCGCGGCACGCTCGGCCGCGAGCTGAACGTCACCGCCCGCCTGGTGCGGGCCGCCCTCGACACCGAGTTGCGCAAGATCGGTGATCTCGACAGCCGGCAGATGGTGGCACTCATGGTCGTGGCATGCGAACGTTCCACCCCCCTGGCCGAGTTGCGCCGCGACATCGGCGCGGATACTGAGGAATTGACCGAGGTGCTGCGTCCGCTTCTGGACCGCGGCTACCTCGTCTCGGAATCGGCCGACGCCGTGTCTATCACCGCGGTCGGTGAGCAGGCGCTGGCGGCGATGTGGTCGTCCCAGGAGCGGGTGGAGGAGGAACTGCTCGCCGGCATGTCCTCCGGTGAACGTGACCAGCTACGCGACATGCTGCGCCGCGTACAGGCCAACGCGTCCCGGCTCTGCGAGTCCCACGAGCAGACCGGCCAGGTCACTGACCGCTGA